The following are encoded together in the Xanthomonas vesicatoria ATCC 35937 genome:
- a CDS encoding thiazole synthase: MTNSAPSDALVIAGKRYRSRLLTGTGKFKDLDETRLATEAAAAEIVTVAIRRVNIGQDPNAPSLLDVLPPDRYTLLPNTAGCYTAEDAVRTCRLARELLDGHNLTKLEVLGDERTLYPDVVQTLKAAEQLVADGFEVMVYTSDDPILAKRLEEIGCVAVMPLAAPIGSGLGIQNKYNLLEIIENAKVPIIVDAGVGTASDAAIAMELGCDGVLMNTAIAGARDPILMASAMRKAIEAGREAFLAGRIPRKRYASASSPVDGVIG; encoded by the coding sequence ATGACGAATTCCGCCCCCTCTGATGCGCTGGTCATCGCCGGCAAACGCTACCGTTCGCGCCTGTTGACCGGCACCGGCAAGTTCAAGGATCTGGACGAAACCCGCCTGGCCACCGAGGCCGCCGCGGCCGAAATCGTGACCGTCGCCATTCGCCGCGTGAACATCGGCCAGGATCCCAACGCGCCCAGCCTGCTCGATGTGTTGCCACCGGATCGCTACACGTTGCTGCCCAACACCGCCGGCTGTTACACCGCCGAAGACGCAGTGCGCACCTGCCGGCTGGCCCGCGAGCTGCTCGACGGCCACAACCTCACCAAGTTGGAAGTGCTGGGTGACGAGCGCACGCTGTACCCGGACGTGGTGCAGACGCTCAAGGCCGCCGAGCAACTGGTGGCCGATGGCTTCGAGGTGATGGTCTATACCTCCGACGACCCGATCCTGGCCAAGCGCCTGGAAGAGATCGGTTGCGTGGCGGTGATGCCGCTCGCCGCGCCGATCGGCTCGGGCCTGGGTATCCAGAACAAATACAACCTGCTGGAAATCATCGAAAACGCCAAGGTACCGATCATTGTCGATGCCGGCGTGGGCACGGCATCGGACGCGGCGATTGCGATGGAGTTGGGATGCGACGGCGTGTTGATGAATACCGCCATTGCCGGCGCGCGCGATCCGATCCTGATGGCCAGCGCGATGCGCAAGGCGATCGAAGCCGGGCGCGAGGCGTTTCTGGCCGGGCGCATTCCACGCAAGCGCTATGCCTCTGCATCGAGCCCGGTCGATGGTGTGATTGGATGA
- the trmB gene encoding tRNA (guanosine(46)-N7)-methyltransferase TrmB, whose translation MTDPFTSDGAKMPPKPFTIEEGRRQVRSFVLRQGRFTPAQQRAFDELWPRFGLDYTGAPRDLDAAFGRPAPKVLEIGFGNGAALRFAAQHDPSRDYIGVEVHAPGVGRLLNALDDDGSTHVRLYHHDAVEVLEHEIADGALDEVRIYFPDPWRKKRHNKRRLIQPAFAQLLVRKLRDGGRLHAATDWADYAEQMWDVLDATPGLINRAGPRGHVERPAWRPQTHFETRGQKLGHGVWDLLYDRESGIGNRESQGQLPASPG comes from the coding sequence ATGACCGACCCGTTTACCAGCGACGGCGCGAAGATGCCGCCCAAGCCCTTCACCATCGAAGAGGGGCGCCGTCAGGTGCGCAGCTTCGTGCTGCGCCAGGGCCGCTTTACGCCCGCGCAACAACGCGCCTTCGATGAGCTGTGGCCGCGCTTCGGGCTGGATTACACCGGTGCGCCGCGCGACCTGGATGCCGCGTTCGGCCGTCCTGCTCCCAAAGTGCTGGAAATCGGCTTCGGCAATGGCGCCGCGTTGCGCTTTGCTGCGCAACACGACCCCAGTCGCGACTACATCGGTGTCGAAGTGCACGCACCCGGCGTCGGCCGGTTGCTCAACGCACTGGACGATGACGGCAGCACGCATGTGCGTCTGTATCACCACGATGCGGTGGAAGTGCTCGAACACGAGATCGCCGATGGCGCGCTGGACGAAGTGCGTATCTACTTCCCCGACCCGTGGCGCAAAAAGCGCCATAACAAGCGTCGCCTGATCCAGCCGGCGTTTGCGCAGTTGCTGGTGCGCAAACTACGCGATGGCGGCCGCCTGCACGCCGCCACCGACTGGGCCGACTACGCCGAACAGATGTGGGACGTGCTCGACGCCACACCAGGGCTGATCAACCGCGCAGGACCGCGCGGTCACGTCGAACGCCCCGCCTGGCGCCCGCAGACCCACTTTGAAACCCGCGGCCAGAAGCTTGGGCACGGCGTGTGGGATCTGCTCTACGACCGGGAATCGGGAATCGGGAATCGGGAATCGCAAGGGCAACTGCCCGCGTCGCCCGGATAA
- a CDS encoding SLC13 family permease — MDTALTLTNDMKLVLGLVGFTMAMFLFERIRADVVALIVLVVLGVTGLVAPEELFGGFSGNAVMSIIATTILGAGLERTGALNRLATWLLRRSHGSEQRLMMMTLAISGLNSSFMQNPSVMALYLPVASRLAARTGLTLQRMLLPIAAAIVMGGALTMVGNSPLILLNDLLVSANNNLPSGMASIEPLTMFAPLPIGVALLIAALLYFRFYGDRKLIEEESLINEGVTPSRTESYFAKTYGIDGDVFELSVTAESPLVGMTLGEAEAIHDAPLLLALKTGNDTRLAPPADMRIWVGSVLGAMGKRQDVTDFAQNHFLRMSSRLRNLGDLFNPSLAGISEAVIPPNSRLIGKSAGELRLRKQSGISLLAINRDKQVIREDVRNVPLRAGDMLVFHSIWQDLAQAAETRDFVPVTDFPKGEQRPHKFKIAMAIFAFTILIALTSRLPVALTLMTGVACMLVSGVLRMDEAYASINWKTIFMMAGLIPLGWAMDSSGTAAWVAGHTIDRLPEGVPVWALEISLALLTTAFSLVISHVGATIVMVPIAVNLALAANGNPTAFALIVALSASNNLMTASNPVISMVAGPANYQPRELWRVGAPLSLIYIVVMVSMINLMFWWAAR, encoded by the coding sequence ATGGATACCGCGCTGACGCTGACCAACGATATGAAGCTCGTCCTCGGGCTGGTCGGCTTCACGATGGCGATGTTTTTGTTCGAGCGCATCCGCGCCGATGTGGTGGCCTTGATCGTGCTGGTGGTATTGGGCGTCACCGGGCTGGTGGCGCCGGAAGAACTATTCGGCGGTTTTTCCGGTAATGCGGTGATGAGCATCATCGCCACCACCATTCTTGGTGCAGGGCTGGAGCGCACCGGCGCGTTGAACCGGTTGGCCACCTGGCTGCTGCGGCGTTCGCACGGCAGCGAGCAACGCCTGATGATGATGACGCTGGCCATCTCCGGCTTGAACTCATCGTTCATGCAGAACCCATCGGTGATGGCCCTGTACCTGCCGGTAGCTTCACGGTTGGCCGCGCGCACCGGACTCACCCTGCAACGCATGTTGCTCCCCATCGCCGCGGCCATCGTGATGGGCGGCGCGCTCACCATGGTGGGCAATTCGCCACTGATCCTGCTCAACGACCTGCTGGTGTCGGCCAACAACAACCTGCCCTCGGGCATGGCCAGCATCGAGCCGTTGACGATGTTCGCGCCATTGCCGATCGGCGTGGCCTTGCTGATTGCCGCACTGCTGTACTTCCGCTTCTACGGCGATCGCAAGCTGATCGAAGAGGAAAGCCTGATCAACGAAGGCGTCACGCCGTCGCGTACCGAAAGTTATTTCGCCAAGACCTACGGCATCGATGGCGATGTGTTCGAGCTCAGCGTGACCGCCGAGAGCCCGCTGGTCGGCATGACCCTGGGCGAAGCCGAAGCCATTCACGACGCGCCGCTGTTGTTGGCCCTGAAGACCGGCAACGACACCCGCCTTGCCCCGCCAGCGGACATGCGCATCTGGGTCGGCAGCGTGCTCGGTGCGATGGGCAAGCGCCAGGACGTGACAGACTTTGCGCAGAACCACTTCCTGCGCATGTCCTCGCGGTTGCGCAATCTGGGCGACCTGTTCAACCCCAGCCTTGCGGGTATTTCCGAAGCGGTGATTCCGCCCAACTCACGGTTGATCGGCAAGAGCGCCGGCGAATTACGCTTGCGCAAGCAGAGTGGCATCAGCCTGCTGGCGATCAACCGCGACAAGCAGGTGATCCGCGAGGACGTGCGCAACGTGCCGTTGCGGGCAGGCGACATGCTGGTGTTCCACAGCATCTGGCAGGACCTGGCGCAGGCGGCGGAAACCCGTGACTTCGTGCCGGTTACCGACTTCCCCAAAGGCGAGCAACGCCCGCACAAGTTCAAGATCGCGATGGCGATCTTCGCCTTCACTATCCTGATCGCGTTGACCTCGCGCCTGCCGGTGGCGCTGACGCTGATGACCGGCGTGGCCTGCATGCTGGTCAGCGGCGTGCTGCGCATGGACGAGGCCTACGCCTCGATCAACTGGAAGACCATCTTCATGATGGCCGGGCTGATTCCGCTGGGCTGGGCGATGGACAGCAGCGGCACCGCGGCCTGGGTGGCCGGCCACACCATCGACCGCCTGCCCGAAGGCGTCCCGGTGTGGGCGCTGGAAATCAGCCTGGCGTTGTTGACCACGGCATTCTCGCTGGTGATCAGCCATGTCGGCGCGACCATCGTGATGGTGCCGATCGCGGTCAACCTGGCGCTGGCGGCCAACGGCAATCCCACTGCATTTGCGCTGATCGTGGCGTTGTCGGCGTCCAACAACCTGATGACCGCCTCCAACCCGGTGATCTCGATGGTGGCCGGCCCGGCCAACTATCAGCCGCGCGAGCTATGGCGCGTGGGCGCACCGCTATCGCTGATCTATATCGTGGTGATGGTGTCGATGATCAATCTGATGTTCTGGTGGGCTGCGCGCTGA
- a CDS encoding Rieske (2Fe-2S) protein gives MSSSLPTTLATLAQIPDAGFLEVEAIRDDGAESLVLYREGAQVRAWLNVCPHAGRRLDWAPGQFLKTKDGHLVCAAHGAAFELIAGECISGPCRGQSLVAVPIRVDGEHVLLG, from the coding sequence ATGTCATCGTCCTTGCCGACCACGCTGGCCACCTTGGCGCAGATTCCCGATGCCGGATTTCTTGAAGTGGAAGCCATCCGGGACGATGGCGCAGAGTCGCTGGTGCTGTATCGCGAAGGTGCGCAGGTCAGGGCGTGGTTGAACGTCTGCCCGCACGCCGGACGCCGGCTGGACTGGGCGCCGGGGCAGTTCCTCAAGACCAAGGACGGCCACCTGGTCTGCGCTGCGCACGGCGCTGCATTCGAGCTCATTGCGGGCGAATGCATCAGCGGCCCGTGTCGCGGTCAATCGCTTGTTGCCGTGCCGATACGCGTCGATGGCGAGCACGTGCTGCTCGGATAA